One Babylonia areolata isolate BAREFJ2019XMU chromosome 20, ASM4173473v1, whole genome shotgun sequence DNA segment encodes these proteins:
- the LOC143295017 gene encoding neuralized-like protein 4 — MLTDSVDLQMSSESCMDVDNSTCSTNDDSPAALTFHVKKKGEGVTLSNNQQTAEHKGFCVGGIVLACQPMEINCLYQVKVEKTKSLYSNSLIYLGVVTQDPEAVTLPRWPLHPKPSVVVYYQWVMVNGKKTKSQVGWALEDVKVGQCVGLMLDNRRSLHLYKDGLDQGVVAPDLPSPCHFMVDLGYCCKKATAMPVQRMM; from the exons ATGTTGACAGATAGTGTTGATCTCCAA ATGTCAAGTGAAAGCTGCATGGATGTTGACAACAGTACTTGCAGTACGAATGACGATTCT CCAGCTGCACTGACTTTCCACgtcaagaagaaaggggagggtgtGACCCTGAGCAACAATCAGCAGACAGCGGAGCACAAAGGGTTCTGTGTGGGGGGCATCGTGCTGGCCTGTCAGCCCATGGAGATCAACTGTCTGTACCAG gtgaaggtGGAAAAGACGAAGAGCCTGTACAGCAATTCGTTGATCTACCTGGGAGTGGTGACACAGGACCCAGAAGCTGTCACCTTACCTCGCTGGCCTTTGCATCCGaagccttctgttgttgtttattatcaGTGGGTGATGGTGAATGGGAAAAAG ACAAAGAGCCAGGTGGGGTGGGCTCTGGAGGACGTCAAGGTGGGACAGTGTGTGGGACTGATGCTGGACAACAGGAGAAGTCTCCATCTCTACAAAGACGGCCTGGACCAGGGGGTGGTTGCCCCTGACCTGCCAAGTCCCTGCCACTTCATGGTGGATCTGGGGTACTGCTGCAAAAAG GCGACAGCAATGCCTGTGCAACGCATGATGtga